The sequence TCAAAGAAATAAAGTGTTGTGGAAAGTGTTGTGGAAGTGTTGTGGGGACGGTCCTTTTAACACATTATATGTGCTTTAAAAGGACTGTCCCTTTTTCCTTTGATTGAGACCCCTCATCCAATGATAATATTAAGCCCATAGATGAGAGCCTAATTCCCCAGATGCTATTATAAAATAAAAGGATATTTCTAACAAATAAGGTAATATAAATCTTTTACTAATAAACCCTGGTTTACATTTTTTTAAGCTTAATCGGGAATTTTAAACAAGAGCAAAAATGAATTTGTGGAGGTGCTTTGTTAAATGCCAATGATTAATTTTGATGGACCCGTTCTTACTATTGATCAGAAACGAAGTCTTATTCATGGAATGAGTCAGGCTGCTTCTCAAGCTTTAGGAATTCCAATGGCAGCTTTTACTGTAACTCTGGATGAACACGAATACAGTAATATGGGTATTGGTGGGGAAGTGCTAACCGAAACCGCTTATTGGGATAAGTACAAAGAAATTAGAGACTAATCATAGTTTATTTTATGCAGGCGGCCTTTTGGGGCCGCTTATATGATTTCTAGACTCTTTTTAGAAAATAACTATTACCTCATAAGTAGTTTAATAATGCTTTTTTTAATATACACTTTCCTGAAATTGTGATAATATTATTAATAAAGAATTGTTAAAAATAATGAATATAAAAGAGGAAATACTATAAAGAGAGAAGGGGTATCTAATGCCTACGAAGAAAGAAGTAGAACAGGTTTTAGAGAACCGGGATTGGGATACACTCAAGCATTGGGCTAGCGAACATAGAAATGTCTATCGTCAGTTGATGACCCGGATCTATGTTAAAGATGGGCTTATCTTTTGGAGAGCTGTAGAAGGGCTGGGATTTTTAGTTCGTGAAATCGAAAAGCTTAAACCCGCCTTTGCTGTGGAGCTTGTTAGGAGATATTTTTGGATGCTTAATGATGAATCCGGAGGGACAGCTTGGAATGCATCGGAGGCCATCGGGAGCCTCTTAGCCTATAATCCCAAGACTTGCGGGCATTTTAATTGGATGCTTTCCGGTTTGCTGGTTGATGAGAGTTTAAAGGATGGGGCTTTATGGGGATTGGCTCAATTAGCCCAAACTGCGCCGCACTTGGTTGATCCTCTGGAGGAACGCATAAGCCCCTTATTAGAGGACGAGGAACCCTTCGTTAGGGGGTTGGCTGCGCTGATTTATTCATTACTGAGGAATCCTCATGATGACTTTGCCCTTTATCGCGAGCAGGGCCCGAAATGGCGGGTTTCTGCTGAGCTGGATCAACGTCTAAAAAACGATCAAGCTAAGCTGGAAATCTATCAAGGCGGAAAATTTGTCAGTTATTCCGTTCAGGAACTTTGGCAGGTTCCAACCCTTGCCTATTGGTCAGAACAGGTGACAATCAATGACCTGGAGGTTGAAATAACAGCTGCTTCCAGTGCTAAAGGACTATGTTGGTTAGGAATCGAACCAATAGCTACAGAGGAAGAGTCTTTACGGGCCTGGGCATCACGCCGGTTCCCAAAATGGTTTCTCATCAAAAAACGAGAACCTAATGTGGTAGTTTTTCGTCAGTTAACAGAGTATCTCGCCGGCAAGCGACAGGAGTTTACAATCCCCCTTCATCAGATAGGGACCCCTTTTCAACTTCAGGTATGGGAAGAGCTGCTGCGGATACCCTATGGAGAGACACGCAGCTATGGGGATATAGCTGCAAAGGTGGGTAACCCAAAAGGTTCGAGAGCAGTGGGCATGGCCAATAATCAAAATCCCCTTGGAATTGTGGTTCCCTGTCATCGAGTGATTGGTAAGAACGGAAGTTTGACTGGATATGCAGGGGGCTTAAATGTCAAAGCAAAGCTTTTGGAACTGGAAGGTGCCAACAGATCCAGGCCTTAAAGAAAAAGCGGCAGACGCTTAGCTTTAAGCATCCCCCACTTCTAAGTTAAACAGAACAACTATTTTGGTCGAATAAATTATCGTCCGAATCTCTGAGGATAGACAAAGAATACCGTCAGTTCTAAACAATTATTTTCCGAAGAGCAGAAGATTTGGATAACCTAATCTAAAAAGGTGGGTGAGCAGTATGGAAAAAGAATCTCTTTTTACCGGAATAGAACACATAGGAATTAAGGCCTTAGACCTGGAGAAGGCCGTTAGCTTTTACCAAGAGGTGCTTGGCTTTAAATACTTAAGACGGATTAAACCGGGCCAGGTTCAATTGGTTTTCTTAGAATTAGGGGGCACAGTAATAGAGCTTGTGGAGGTCATTGAGAGCTATCGGTTTGAAGATGGAGTTGTCAATCACTTAGCTATTCAAGTATCCGACATATTCAAGGCAATTGAACACTTAAAAGATCAGCAGGTAGAAATGGATAGTTTTGAGCCCATGCCAATAGGGGAAGGGCGATATAACTTCTTCTTCAGGGGGCCGAGTGGAGAGAGATTAGAACTGTATCAGGTATAGTTAAGAAGATCAGTGTAATAATGTTGATCAAAGATGGCTGGCCCGCCTCCAGTATGCCAAAAAACAATCTCCTCCGGAAGTTCTCTGCTTTTCTGCTGCATGAGGTTTTTGACTGCTGCGACTCCTTTGGCAGTATAGACGGGATCAAAGAGGATACCGTCAGTTCGAAAACACTCAATTATGACCTCAGAAGAGGGGGGCGTGGGTAAGCCATATCCTGCTCCAATAAAGTCGGAGGTAATCTCAAAAGTGGGTAGAGGACAAGAGGTTTGGAGCAAGTCCAAGATTTCAGAGGCTAGCTGTTGTACCCGAGAATATAATTGATCCGAAATCGATATGACGTTGACTCCTATGAGACGAAGAGGTTGAGGCAAAAGGGTATTGGCGGCAACTAACCCAGCCAGAGTCCCTGCGCTGCCAACGGAGCAGACAAGAGTCTTAGGAGTCCAGCCTTGTTCTTTTGCTTGCTCCATAAGCTCGAAAAAAGCAAGGAAATACCCCATGGACCCAAGGGCATTTGAGCCACCGAGGGGAATTATATAAGGATGGCGGCCTTGGAAGCTCCTTTCAGAAGAAATACGTTCCACTGCTTCAGCAAGAGGTTCTTCACCGCAGGCAATGATTTCGGCGCCGGCTAAGCGATCTAAGAGGAGGTTGCCGCCCCATTCGGAGGGCATCTCTCCTGGGATAACTATGATGGACGAGAGGTTTAGCATTGCTGAAATTACAGCAGTGAGTCGGGCGTGATTGGACTGGGGTGCTCCGGATGTGATAATGAGATCTGCCTTGTGATTTAAAGCATCGGCCAATAAAAATTCTAATTTGCGCAGTTTGTTTCCTCCAAGGCCAAAGGGTGTCAGGTCATCCCGCTTCCAATGTAAGGAATCCTTGCCCCAGGCAAGGCGACTTTTTTGAAGGGGGGTAGGAGAATTCATTAAAGAGATTCGAGCTGGAAGAGGCAATTTTGCTAATTGCAATTTATTCATAGGGCACCTCCTAGGGCTATCATTGCTATATCCTTCTATAAAAGTTAGGGAATCCCTTTTAAGTTGCTTATTATAGAGGGAATCAATCTTGCAAAGAACAATTCATGTGGTAATATTATCCTAGAGATACGAGGAATTGATGAACATCTACCTGAAGCAAAGTAGCAGTAATACCTTTACATTGGGTGGAAGTCTAGAAGACTGGTAAAGTGGGAGGCGAAGACCAGATGTATATACAGAGGACGATAAAGTTAAAGTATCGATTTTCCCTGATCTATTCATCAATCTAAAACCTATATTCGACAGAATTGATTTATGATGCAAAGGCATTTTTCAACAGAGAAATGTAACTTAAACAGGTTATATCAACAGAAACTTACAAAATTGACCCTTTATATAGAAGTAGAGGTCTTGAAGGCTGGATGACAATGCAGAGAAAAAGGTACCACACTTTTAATGAGCACTTACGTAATCGTTTCCAAGAGAAGATCTTTAAGGTTTCCTTAGACGCCGGATTTACCTGCCCAAACCGGGATGGAACCCTAGGGCGGAATGGGTGCGTCTATTGCAGCGAGCGCGGCTCCGGAGATTTTGCCGGAGATCAGAGGTTGACGTTGCATGAACAATTTATTGAAGTGCGAGAACGGATGAGGAAGAAATGGCCTAATGCAAAATACATAGCCTATTTTCAAGCCTATACTAATACCTATGCCTCTCTTGCACGATTACGGGAGGTCTATGAGGAAGCCTTGGCAGAAGAGAATGTTCTGGGGCTTTCAATTTCAACCAGGCCGGATTGTTTACCGGAGGATGTGCTGGATTACCTGGCAGAATTAAATCAGCGTACTTATTTATGGATAGAACTAGGCTTGCAAAGTAGTCATGACCGCACGATGGAATGGATCCGTCGGGGACACAATTATGAGCAATTCCTACTGGGAGTTAAGGAATTACGCCAACGAAGGATACAGGTTTGCGCACATATAATTTTAGGGTTGCCTGGCGAATCAAGGACTGAAATGCTGGAAACTGCCCGAGCAGTTGCCAGCTTGCCTATTCAAGGGATAAAAATTCATCTTTTACATGTTTTAAAAGGAACTCCTTTGGCTGATATTTATCAAAGAGAGCCGTTTGAACTGATGACTAAAGAGGACTACGTTACCTTGGTTGTTGATATTCTGGAAATCTTGCCTTCCGAGATGGTAATTCACCGTTTGACCGGAGATGGCCCTCCAGAGGATCTCATTGGACCACTCTGGAGTCGTAAAAAATGGGAAGTTCTCAATGCCATTGATGCTGAGTTAGTGCGGCGGGATACCTGGCAAGGGAAGAAAGCTGAGCGGGAGGTAAAGAAAATAGCGACCCATAAAGGTCGCTAATGGAGAAGGAGAAAGATTAAACAATATTAAGGATTAAGTTTGGGCCGTGGAAACATGGCCTGAGACATAGGGTTATTATAGCAAGAGTTTACCGGTTTCGGGTGGGGCGGCGTTAGTTTAACACCAGGCGCTAAATTCAAGTAGCGTTTGATATCTGAATTTGCATCGAGAATCTTTTGTGCTATTTGGTCGTTATTGAGACGTTCCATATTGCACTCACCCCTTTCACTTTAATTATGGTGTCTCGTAATGGACGAGTTTTCCTTCCCAAGTTCGTAAAACGGCGTGCTGTTCATCAAGGGATACCAGGTATTGTGGTAATATGGGTGTCTTGCCACCGCCCTTAGGGGCATTTATAATATAAGTTGGGACTGCAAGTCCTGAGGTGTATCCTCGCAGCTGGTCCATAACCTTGAGCCCGTCTTGAATTCGAGGAACGAAGTGACGAGTCCCCTTGACATTTTTGGCGTGGAAAATATAGTAAGGGCGAACCCTAATTTTGAGTAATTCGTGGTTGAGTTTTTTCATAACCTCTGGTTCGTGATTAATCCCTTTGAGTAAAACTGCCTGGTTACCTAAGACAACCCCGGCTGAAATTAGTTTATCAGCCGCTTTTTTAGCGTCTTTCGTAACTTCCTTGGGGTGATTAAACTGAGTGTTAATATAAAGGGGTGGGTATTTAGCGAGTATTGAACATAGTTCATCCGTTATGCGCATTGGCAAAGTCACAGGTGCTCTTGTGCCTAGACGCTTAATCTCTACGTGAGGAATAGCATGGAGTTCTCCCAGCAGCCAGTCCAGGGTGAGGTCGTTAAGCAGTAAGGCGTCTCCGCCGGTTACTAGGACATCTCGAATCTCGGGATTAGCACGGATATAATCCAGGGCAGCTTTAAGTTGGGTTCGAGGAGAATGTGTATCGTTTTCGCCAATATTACGTCTGCGCTGGCAGTGTCTGCAGTACATAGCACACATATTAGTGACGTTTATAATTAAACGATCCGGATAACGTCTGGTGATACAGGGAGCGGGGGAGGTAATTCCTTCGCCCATAGGATCATCTTCTCCAAAGTCTTCGGCAAGTTCAGGCAGAGTGGGCAATCCTTGCAGCCTGATTGGATCTAGGGGATCAGTATCACTCATTAAACTAAGATAATAAGGAGATACTGCCCAACGGTAAGTTTTTCCCACCCGCTCAATTTCCTCACATTGATCCATAGTTAATCCCGGAAGAAGAGCGTTCAGGACATGAGCCTCAGTGATTCTGTGAGCCATTTGCCAGTGCCAATTTTCCCAGTCTTCCAGTGTGGCGTTGAAATAGCTTAAAATATTTCCACGGCGGGATTCGTAGGCGTCTGAAAGTAAAAATCCCGTAGGTACTTTTGGGGAATTATTTATGAATGGAAGTATCATTTGTTTAAGCTCATCCGCACGCTTAAGTGCATATTGTCGAAATGTACCGGAACGTTCTTGGAGTTCGACAGCCATGAGATATCCCTCCTCTATTTGTTTTCCAAAATTATGCTGCGTATCCATCTGTGCTTTCATTAGTGCGAGAGTCTTTAAGAAGTGTGATGAAAACAAAAAGAGAACCAATCAAATTTTGTCGGCTCCCAAAAGAAATAAACGCAAATATCACGAATATCGTGTCTTTCAACGCTTACGAGGTTAGCTGTCGGGTTCGAGCTGAAAAACTGCTCTACGCCATTAGGCGATTCACCCCAAGAATTGGTTCCCCCGTTTTCCTTTTGGAAATTCAGCAAATGGATTAATTATTTATTTTACTGACAACCTTATCTTATCACAAGGGTTGTTACCTGTCAAGAGCATGATGTCACCAAGATTTGGCTATGTTATAATAGGAAGATATTTATAGGGTTAATAGCCCAATGGGTAAGGGGTTGAATAGATTGGAAAAGGCTCGGTATCAGGAAATTGCCATTGATATAGCTCACGCAATCATGATGGGAGAATATCATGAGGGAGTAAAAATTCACGGCCGTTCAACATTAGCAGGGCGGTATAATGTTTCGCCAGAAACCATACGCCGGGCCATAGCAGTTTTACAAAATGTTGGGGTGGTTGTGGTCAGTCAGGGTGTGGGAATAACTGTTACTTCAAAGGCTATGGCTGAAAAGTTTGTTAAGTCCTTTGATCAAAAAGGAGAAATTCAAGTCTTTGTTGAAGATCTTAAGAAGCTTATGGATCAAAGGCGTGAAATTGATATTAAGATTGAAAGCCATTTAAATAAATTCCTGGGTTATACCGATCGCCTAATGTCACGGTGGTTAGATGTTGGAGAAATCGAAATCGGGAAGGAATCTCCTGCTATCGGCAAGACTCTGCAGGAATTGAAAATTCGAGAGCGGACAGGGGCCACGATTGTTGCGGTGGTTCGCGACGGGGTGGAACAATTTTCTCCGGACGCTAGTTTTGTCCTGCGAGGAGAGGATGTCTTATTGGCTGCAGGCTCGGCTGAAGGACAACTGAAATTGAGGGCAATTCTATAATTTGGATGGAGTAATGTATATGTATCCTGGAATTGATATTATTGAAATTGAACGAGTAGCCCAAGCTTTGAAACGTCAACCAAGGTTATTTGAGCGTCTTTTCACAAATCGGGAAAGAGAGTCTTTGCAGGGCAAAGGGATTCAAAGCTATGCAGCCCGTTTTGCAGGAAAAGAGGCAGTTTTAAAGACTTTAGGCACGGGCTTGCAGGGATTGTCCTGGCATGATGTAGAAATTATAAGTAATCCAGAAGGAGAGCCAATAGTATATCTTAGTCCGGGAGCCATGAATCACGTAAGTACTAGAGGAGGATCTCAAGTGCGAGTAAGTCTAGCACATAACCGAACTCAGGCCATGGCCTTCGCAATCTTGAGCTGAGTTAGAGAAATTGGGGTGGGAAAAAATGCGTGTGGTCAATGCAGAACAGATGCGGCAGATTGAAGAGAAAGCCATTTATCATTATGGTATTCCAAGTTTGCTCCTTATGGAAAATGCGGCCTGGGCAGTGGTCGAAGAAATTCGGCGCAATATCCCCAATGGCAAAGAAGGTCTAAACCGCCGAAAAGCGGTTATCCTGGTTGGAAAAGGAAATAACGGTGGGGATGGCTTAGCGGTTGCCCGGCACTTAGTCTTTCAAGGGATGGATGTTACCGTCTTATTATTTGCTGCTCAAAAGGAATTTAGAGGAGATGCAGCGTTAAATTTGCGTCTTTTTCAAGGTACCACCGGGAAACTATTTGTCGTTGAAGGGGAGAAGCAACGGCGTTTGATACGCTTAGCTTTAGCCCAGGCCGATGTTGTTATTGATGCCTTGTTTGGAATTGGAATGCGGGGAGCTTTGCCAAGTTTGATTGAGGAATATGTGGATGAAGTAAACGTTGCTCCCGGATGGGTGGTATCCATTGATATTCCTAGTGGTGTTGAGGCTAATACCGGCAAAGTTTATCGAACTGCAGTCCGAGCTCAGACGACAGTTACCTTTGGACTCCCCAAATGGGGACTTTTTCTCGGCGAAGGCCCTGAATATTGTGGTCGAGTTGTTGTAGATCCTATTTCCATCCCGGAATCCTACTTAATGGAGGAAGGGATTTCAACATTTGTGCTGATGGATGCAGACGTACGTGATATAATTCCTATTCGGCAGCTTAAAGGGCATAAGGGAACCCATGGCAAGGGTATTCTTGTGGCAGGTTCTAAAGGGATGAGCGGGGCGGCGGTGCTGGCGGGACAAGGTGCCTTGCGGAGCGGCATAGGGCTGTTGCAAATCGTGACTCCTCTAGGAATAGCCGGAGAAGTAGATGCTGGTATCACTGAGGCAACAGTCTGGTCAGCACCCGGCGCAGATTCTCTTAATGAAGAAGCTTGGCCTGTGATCTTAAAACAAGCTGAGAAGGCTAAAGCCCTGGCTGTAGGCCCGGGGCTGTCTCAGAATATTGACTTTGTTTCTGTTTTGGAAGAAATACTAAAGAATATTAGCTGCCCTGTTATCTTGGATGCCGATGCTCTCAATCTTATAGGATTGGATTCAAGCTTGTTAGCTTTGCGAAGTGG comes from Desulfosporosinus meridiei DSM 13257 and encodes:
- a CDS encoding tautomerase family protein, with translation MPMINFDGPVLTIDQKRSLIHGMSQAASQALGIPMAAFTVTLDEHEYSNMGIGGEVLTETAYWDKYKEIRD
- a CDS encoding NAD(P)H-hydrate dehydratase, coding for MRVVNAEQMRQIEEKAIYHYGIPSLLLMENAAWAVVEEIRRNIPNGKEGLNRRKAVILVGKGNNGGDGLAVARHLVFQGMDVTVLLFAAQKEFRGDAALNLRLFQGTTGKLFVVEGEKQRRLIRLALAQADVVIDALFGIGMRGALPSLIEEYVDEVNVAPGWVVSIDIPSGVEANTGKVYRTAVRAQTTVTFGLPKWGLFLGEGPEYCGRVVVDPISIPESYLMEEGISTFVLMDADVRDIIPIRQLKGHKGTHGKGILVAGSKGMSGAAVLAGQGALRSGIGLLQIVTPLGIAGEVDAGITEATVWSAPGADSLNEEAWPVILKQAEKAKALAVGPGLSQNIDFVSVLEEILKNISCPVILDADALNLIGLDSSLLALRSGRGDLILTPHPGEMARLCQCSIEDIERNRLEIAVAKAVEWEAVVVLKGSVTIIASPDGRAFFNPTGNPGLGTGGTGDVLTGSILGWLAQGVPPLEAACLGVYLHGKAADALAGEFGWSGFTASEVANQLPKVRRALELKGLEGKRG
- the acpS gene encoding holo-ACP synthase codes for the protein MYPGIDIIEIERVAQALKRQPRLFERLFTNRERESLQGKGIQSYAARFAGKEAVLKTLGTGLQGLSWHDVEIISNPEGEPIVYLSPGAMNHVSTRGGSQVRVSLAHNRTQAMAFAILS
- a CDS encoding D-cysteine desulfhydrase family protein, whose product is MNKLQLAKLPLPARISLMNSPTPLQKSRLAWGKDSLHWKRDDLTPFGLGGNKLRKLEFLLADALNHKADLIITSGAPQSNHARLTAVISAMLNLSSIIVIPGEMPSEWGGNLLLDRLAGAEIIACGEEPLAEAVERISSERSFQGRHPYIIPLGGSNALGSMGYFLAFFELMEQAKEQGWTPKTLVCSVGSAGTLAGLVAANTLLPQPLRLIGVNVISISDQLYSRVQQLASEILDLLQTSCPLPTFEITSDFIGAGYGLPTPPSSEVIIECFRTDGILFDPVYTAKGVAAVKNLMQQKSRELPEEIVFWHTGGGPAIFDQHYYTDLLNYT
- a CDS encoding TrkA C-terminal domain-containing protein translates to MEKARYQEIAIDIAHAIMMGEYHEGVKIHGRSTLAGRYNVSPETIRRAIAVLQNVGVVVVSQGVGITVTSKAMAEKFVKSFDQKGEIQVFVEDLKKLMDQRREIDIKIESHLNKFLGYTDRLMSRWLDVGEIEIGKESPAIGKTLQELKIRERTGATIVAVVRDGVEQFSPDASFVLRGEDVLLAAGSAEGQLKLRAIL
- a CDS encoding DVU0298 family protein, whose protein sequence is MPTKKEVEQVLENRDWDTLKHWASEHRNVYRQLMTRIYVKDGLIFWRAVEGLGFLVREIEKLKPAFAVELVRRYFWMLNDESGGTAWNASEAIGSLLAYNPKTCGHFNWMLSGLLVDESLKDGALWGLAQLAQTAPHLVDPLEERISPLLEDEEPFVRGLAALIYSLLRNPHDDFALYREQGPKWRVSAELDQRLKNDQAKLEIYQGGKFVSYSVQELWQVPTLAYWSEQVTINDLEVEITAASSAKGLCWLGIEPIATEEESLRAWASRRFPKWFLIKKREPNVVVFRQLTEYLAGKRQEFTIPLHQIGTPFQLQVWEELLRIPYGETRSYGDIAAKVGNPKGSRAVGMANNQNPLGIVVPCHRVIGKNGSLTGYAGGLNVKAKLLELEGANRSRP
- the eam gene encoding glutamate 2,3-aminomutase translates to MAVELQERSGTFRQYALKRADELKQMILPFINNSPKVPTGFLLSDAYESRRGNILSYFNATLEDWENWHWQMAHRITEAHVLNALLPGLTMDQCEEIERVGKTYRWAVSPYYLSLMSDTDPLDPIRLQGLPTLPELAEDFGEDDPMGEGITSPAPCITRRYPDRLIINVTNMCAMYCRHCQRRRNIGENDTHSPRTQLKAALDYIRANPEIRDVLVTGGDALLLNDLTLDWLLGELHAIPHVEIKRLGTRAPVTLPMRITDELCSILAKYPPLYINTQFNHPKEVTKDAKKAADKLISAGVVLGNQAVLLKGINHEPEVMKKLNHELLKIRVRPYYIFHAKNVKGTRHFVPRIQDGLKVMDQLRGYTSGLAVPTYIINAPKGGGKTPILPQYLVSLDEQHAVLRTWEGKLVHYETP
- a CDS encoding TIGR01212 family radical SAM protein (This family includes YhcC from E. coli K-12, an uncharacterized radical SAM protein.), with product MQRKRYHTFNEHLRNRFQEKIFKVSLDAGFTCPNRDGTLGRNGCVYCSERGSGDFAGDQRLTLHEQFIEVRERMRKKWPNAKYIAYFQAYTNTYASLARLREVYEEALAEENVLGLSISTRPDCLPEDVLDYLAELNQRTYLWIELGLQSSHDRTMEWIRRGHNYEQFLLGVKELRQRRIQVCAHIILGLPGESRTEMLETARAVASLPIQGIKIHLLHVLKGTPLADIYQREPFELMTKEDYVTLVVDILEILPSEMVIHRLTGDGPPEDLIGPLWSRKKWEVLNAIDAELVRRDTWQGKKAEREVKKIATHKGR
- a CDS encoding VOC family protein; translated protein: MEKESLFTGIEHIGIKALDLEKAVSFYQEVLGFKYLRRIKPGQVQLVFLELGGTVIELVEVIESYRFEDGVVNHLAIQVSDIFKAIEHLKDQQVEMDSFEPMPIGEGRYNFFFRGPSGERLELYQV